From a region of the Malania oleifera isolate guangnan ecotype guangnan chromosome 12, ASM2987363v1, whole genome shotgun sequence genome:
- the LOC131143870 gene encoding agamous-like MADS-box protein AGL62: MESKQTKGRQKIEMKKIEDEEDRLISFSKRRSGIYKKASELSTLCGTEIGIIVYSPSEKPFTYGNPCLESVANRYLNQNPPPADSTIHLVEAHRRVRIHELNQQYNELVNQLEVEKKRGEMLKRVAKPMAKQAWWEAPVDELSVPNLERLNMAVEELHKSVSRRDVRMGTSSSTSGFHAEEKPPQAPYPFTANGVNQETSTSSFPHGHGAYGYGHGLY, encoded by the coding sequence ATGGAGAGCAAGCAAACCAAGGGCCGCCAAAAGATTGAAATGAAGAAGATCGAAGACGAAGAGGACCGACTGATTTCCTTCTCGAAACGTCGATCCGGTATCTACAAGAAGGCAAGTGAACTTAGCACTCTATGTGGAACAGAAATTGGAATCATTGTATACTCTCCATCAGAGAAGCCCTTCACTTATGGAAACCCATGTCTCGAGTCGGTCGCAAACCGATATCTGAACCAAAACCCACCCCCAGCTGACAGCACAATTCATCTGGTTGAGGCACACCGACGAGTGAGGATTCACGAGCTGAACCAGCAGTACAATGAGCTCGTCAACCAGCTGGAAGTGGAGAAGAAGCGAGGGGAGATGCTGAAGCGAGTGGCAAAACCTATGGCAAAGCAGGCTTGGTGGGAAGCACCTGTGGATGAGCTTTCAGTGCCAAATCTCGAGCGCCTAAATATGGCTGTCGAGGAGCTCCATAAGAGTGTGAGTCGTAGGGACGTGAGAATGGGCACATCATCTTCTACCTCGGGATTCCATGCAGAGGAAAAGCCACCACAGGCACCTTACCCTTTCACTGCCAATGGAGTGAATCAGGAAACTAGTACTTCCTCTTTTCCTCATGGTCATGGCGCATATGGCTATGGGCACGGGCTTTACTAA